A region from the Salidesulfovibrio onnuriiensis genome encodes:
- a CDS encoding CgeB family protein, translating to MNNHLKILVVLPLYGGSLPVGRFCASALRELGHNVEVFEAPDFYASYSALKNLKVTTDRLDYLQNTYLQVVSQAVLAKAETFEPDLVLAMAQAPLTHQALKRLRRDNVPTAMWFVEDYNLFTYWKSYAPFYDIFAVIQKGRVFDELGKIGANNVLYLPLAAQPDFHKPLELGSIDRKKYGSDISFMGAGYPNRRVAFRKLVGKDFKIWGNEWDGDHVLKPLVQLDGRRVSSEECVKIFNATRINLNLHSSIQADTLVTHGDFINPRTFELCACGAFQLVDKRQLMAEAFAEDELATFGSMDDLLARIEHFLAHPEECAAYAEKGRARVLKDHTYAARMQSLLDFTAERLPDWPRERQRTELFSGEFPPELRQAIARLLQELKLPEDVGFEDLVWAIRQQQGTLSDLDTSILFLDEWRKLYGKKS from the coding sequence ATGAACAACCACTTGAAAATACTCGTTGTTCTTCCTCTTTATGGCGGTTCCCTGCCTGTGGGCAGGTTCTGCGCCAGCGCCCTCAGGGAACTGGGCCATAACGTTGAAGTCTTCGAGGCACCGGATTTCTATGCATCCTACTCCGCGCTCAAAAATCTCAAGGTGACCACCGACAGGCTGGACTATCTTCAGAACACCTATCTCCAGGTGGTCAGCCAGGCGGTGCTGGCCAAGGCGGAAACCTTCGAGCCCGACCTGGTGCTGGCCATGGCCCAGGCCCCGCTCACCCACCAGGCCCTCAAACGCCTGCGGCGCGACAACGTGCCCACGGCCATGTGGTTTGTCGAGGACTACAACCTGTTCACCTACTGGAAGTCCTACGCGCCGTTCTACGATATCTTCGCGGTCATCCAGAAGGGGCGGGTCTTCGACGAACTCGGCAAGATCGGGGCGAACAACGTGCTCTACCTGCCGCTGGCGGCCCAGCCAGACTTTCACAAACCTCTGGAACTCGGCTCCATAGACAGGAAAAAATACGGGTCGGACATTTCCTTCATGGGGGCGGGATACCCCAACCGGCGCGTGGCCTTCCGCAAACTGGTGGGCAAGGATTTCAAAATCTGGGGCAATGAATGGGACGGCGACCACGTCCTCAAGCCGCTCGTGCAGCTGGACGGCAGGCGGGTTTCCTCCGAGGAATGCGTCAAGATATTCAATGCCACGCGCATCAATCTCAACCTCCATTCCAGCATCCAGGCGGACACGCTGGTGACGCACGGCGATTTCATCAATCCGCGCACCTTCGAGCTCTGCGCCTGCGGCGCATTCCAGCTCGTGGACAAGCGCCAGCTCATGGCCGAAGCCTTTGCCGAAGATGAATTGGCCACCTTCGGATCCATGGACGACCTGCTGGCCAGGATCGAACATTTCCTGGCCCATCCCGAGGAATGCGCGGCCTATGCGGAAAAAGGCAGGGCGCGGGTGCTCAAAGACCACACCTATGCGGCCAGAATGCAGAGCCTGCTCGACTTCACTGCGGAGCGCCTGCCGGACTGGCCCCGGGAACGCCAGCGCACGGAACTCTTTTCCGGCGAATTCCCGCCCGAGCTCAGGCAGGCCATCGCCAGGCTCCTCCAGGAACTCAAGCTGCCCGAAGACGTCGGTTTCGAGGACCTGGTCTGGGCCATCCGCCAGCAGCAGGGCACGCTTTCCGACCTGGACACTTCCATCCTGTTCCTGGATGAATGGCGCAAGCTCTACGGAAAAAAAAGCTGA
- a CDS encoding replication-associated recombination protein A, which translates to MKLEITENQPLADRIRPTSIEEFIGQGHIRNRIDAIQRSPRLPSLLLFGPPGCGKSTLALLLAKANGKPFIRLSAPEAGLTALRKKLPGNKILVLDELHRFSKSQQDFFLPILESGEITMIASTTENPSYSVTRQLLSRLHVLRLRPLSRDELAKVASRGAEELGLELADESIQFLATMSGGDARTLLNLLEYTAELPKDKLDVDNLRETLPDIVIRGDRDGDSHYELASALIKSIRGSDPDAAVYYMTSLVESGEDPRFITRRLIISASEDIGLGDPNALAMAVACHQAVETVGLPEGGIIMAETAVYLALAPKSNATYQAYRTTQKEIRENGAQPVPLHLRNASTALHREWGYGRGYLYPHNFPKAWADQEYLPSQLAGRVFYHAKDQGEEPRLNAWRRQFKKRNR; encoded by the coding sequence ATGAAGCTGGAAATCACCGAAAATCAACCTCTTGCGGACCGCATCCGTCCCACCTCCATTGAGGAGTTCATCGGTCAGGGGCATATTCGCAACCGCATCGACGCTATTCAGCGTTCGCCCCGGCTGCCCAGCCTGTTGCTGTTCGGCCCTCCGGGCTGCGGAAAATCCACTCTTGCCCTGCTTCTGGCCAAGGCCAATGGAAAGCCGTTCATTCGCCTGAGCGCACCCGAGGCCGGGCTGACCGCCCTGCGTAAGAAGCTGCCCGGCAACAAGATTCTGGTGCTTGACGAGTTGCACCGTTTTTCCAAGTCCCAGCAGGACTTTTTCCTGCCCATACTCGAATCCGGCGAGATCACCATGATCGCCAGCACCACGGAGAATCCTTCCTACAGCGTCACCCGCCAATTGCTTTCCCGGCTGCACGTCCTGCGTTTACGGCCCCTGAGCCGTGATGAGCTGGCGAAGGTGGCAAGCCGCGGGGCCGAGGAACTCGGGTTGGAACTGGCCGATGAAAGCATACAGTTTCTGGCGACAATGTCCGGCGGGGATGCCCGTACCCTCTTGAATCTGTTGGAATATACCGCGGAGTTGCCCAAGGACAAGCTGGATGTGGACAATCTGCGCGAGACTTTGCCGGATATCGTCATTCGCGGTGATCGCGACGGCGATTCCCACTATGAGCTGGCCTCGGCGTTGATCAAGTCCATCCGGGGCAGCGACCCGGACGCGGCGGTCTACTACATGACCAGCCTCGTGGAAAGTGGCGAGGACCCCCGCTTCATTACCCGGCGGCTGATCATTTCCGCCTCCGAGGATATCGGGCTCGGGGATCCCAATGCCCTTGCCATGGCTGTGGCCTGTCACCAGGCCGTGGAGACCGTGGGGTTGCCCGAGGGCGGCATCATCATGGCCGAGACCGCCGTATACCTGGCCCTGGCTCCCAAAAGCAACGCCACGTACCAGGCTTACCGGACCACGCAAAAGGAGATCCGGGAGAATGGCGCTCAGCCGGTTCCCCTACATCTGCGCAACGCCTCCACCGCGCTGCACAGGGAGTGGGGATATGGTCGGGGCTATCTCTACCCGCACAATTTTCCCAAGGCCTGGGCCGATCAGGAGTATCTTCCCTCGCAGCTTGCCGGGCGTGTGTTCTACCACGCCAAGGACCAGGGGGAAGAGCCCAGGTTGAATGCCTGGCGTCGCCAGTTCAAAAAAAGAAACAGGTAA
- a CDS encoding RsmE family RNA methyltransferase, whose amino-acid sequence MALEGAEARHMVKVLRTRPGEIVRLFDGVGREGDFEVLETSKSHAVLKALELKDHGTSDGGVWLALGWNKSSRRSYLLEKAVELQAGGIVFWQAEFSQGKVPGDAKESWLEKAVQAAKQCGSAWLPEFDVVSGGVQGVAEYGKGFDRTIIAWENEQGALLSPAELARGRTLIVIGPEGGFADHEAEAFMHKGFSAVSLGSSVLRWETAAMHCLSLSFYAREALKS is encoded by the coding sequence GTGGCGCTGGAAGGAGCCGAGGCCAGGCACATGGTCAAGGTGTTACGCACCCGGCCCGGCGAGATTGTGCGCCTTTTCGACGGCGTCGGACGCGAGGGCGATTTCGAAGTGCTGGAGACATCCAAGTCCCATGCCGTGTTGAAGGCCCTTGAGCTGAAGGATCATGGAACCTCCGATGGCGGGGTGTGGCTGGCCCTGGGGTGGAACAAGTCGTCCAGGCGTAGTTACCTGCTGGAAAAGGCGGTTGAGTTGCAGGCCGGGGGGATTGTCTTCTGGCAGGCGGAATTCAGCCAGGGAAAGGTCCCCGGCGATGCCAAGGAAAGCTGGCTGGAAAAGGCGGTCCAGGCCGCCAAGCAGTGCGGCAGCGCCTGGCTGCCCGAGTTCGATGTCGTTTCCGGCGGCGTTCAGGGCGTTGCGGAATACGGCAAGGGATTCGACCGGACCATAATCGCTTGGGAAAATGAGCAAGGCGCCCTGCTTTCCCCCGCCGAACTGGCCCGGGGCAGGACGCTCATCGTCATTGGCCCGGAAGGCGGCTTTGCGGATCACGAGGCGGAGGCGTTCATGCACAAAGGATTTTCGGCCGTGTCCCTGGGAAGCAGTGTCCTGCGCTGGGAAACCGCGGCAATGCACTGTCTGAGTCTTTCATTTTATGCACGGGAAGCCTTGAAGTCATGA
- the lysA gene encoding diaminopimelate decarboxylase has translation MHHFQYREGKLHAEEVGVRQLAEQYGTPLYIYSAATLRRHFEAFDSAFRGLDHLTCYSVKANSNVSLLRLLAQQGAGMDIVSGGELYRALKAGVAPEKIVYSGVGKKTHEIREALEAGILMFNVESTAELERINEVAGDMGKVAKVSFRINPDVDPKTHPYISTGMKKNKFGLDIEHSLKAYERARDMEFVEPVGMDCHIGSQLTTIEPFLEALDKLIAFYNQLGDMGVEIKFLDLGGGLGIRYNEEEPPHPEEFGKALTEKLKDLPLTVILEPGRVIAGNAGIMITEVVYTKQTPSKNFVIVDGAMNDLVRPALYDSYHRIAEVEERGRGVVDVDIVGPICESSDFLARDRDIPAVEQGELLAVFSAGAYGFTMSSNYNSRRRACELLVDGDKVTVARKRETYEDLIRGEI, from the coding sequence ATGCATCATTTTCAGTACCGTGAAGGAAAGCTCCACGCCGAGGAAGTCGGCGTCCGGCAGCTTGCCGAGCAGTACGGCACGCCGCTTTATATCTACTCCGCCGCGACCCTGCGTCGTCATTTCGAGGCCTTTGATTCCGCCTTCAGAGGTCTCGATCACCTGACGTGCTATTCGGTCAAGGCCAATTCCAACGTTTCGCTGCTGCGGCTGCTGGCCCAACAGGGCGCGGGCATGGATATCGTTTCCGGCGGCGAGCTGTACCGTGCGCTCAAGGCCGGTGTTGCTCCGGAAAAGATCGTTTATTCCGGCGTGGGCAAGAAGACCCATGAAATCCGTGAGGCCCTTGAGGCCGGGATCCTCATGTTCAACGTGGAGTCCACTGCCGAGCTGGAGCGCATCAACGAGGTGGCCGGGGACATGGGCAAGGTCGCCAAGGTCAGCTTCCGCATCAACCCGGACGTGGATCCCAAGACCCACCCGTATATTTCCACGGGTATGAAAAAGAACAAGTTCGGCCTGGATATCGAGCATTCCCTCAAGGCCTATGAGCGGGCCCGGGATATGGAGTTCGTGGAACCCGTGGGCATGGATTGCCATATCGGTTCCCAGCTCACCACCATCGAGCCCTTCCTGGAGGCCCTGGATAAGCTCATCGCTTTTTACAACCAACTTGGCGACATGGGCGTGGAGATCAAGTTCCTTGATCTCGGCGGTGGCCTGGGCATCCGTTATAACGAGGAGGAACCGCCCCATCCCGAGGAATTCGGCAAGGCCCTGACCGAAAAGCTCAAGGATCTGCCGCTGACGGTCATTCTCGAACCGGGCCGCGTCATTGCGGGCAATGCCGGTATCATGATCACCGAGGTGGTCTACACGAAGCAGACCCCGAGCAAGAATTTCGTCATTGTGGACGGAGCCATGAACGACCTGGTACGCCCCGCCCTGTACGATTCCTACCATCGCATTGCCGAGGTGGAGGAACGCGGCCGTGGCGTGGTCGATGTGGACATTGTGGGGCCCATTTGCGAATCCAGCGACTTCCTGGCCCGCGACCGGGATATCCCGGCCGTGGAACAGGGCGAGCTCCTGGCGGTTTTCTCCGCAGGCGCATACGGGTTCACCATGTCCTCCAATTACAACAGCCGCAGGCGCGCCTGCGAATTGCTGGTGGACGGCGACAAGGTTACGGTGGCCCGCAAACGCGAGACCTACGAGGATCTCATCCGGGGCGAAATCTAG
- the mutS gene encoding DNA mismatch repair protein MutS, which produces MLEQYLRFKEENPDALLFFRMGDFYELFFEDAETVARAVQIALTSRNSKDDNPIPMCGVPHHSIEPYLAKLLEQGFKIAICDQIEDPKQAKGLVQRAVTRVLTPGTVVEDSNLKAKTHNYLAAMYWDSNRNSGGLAWVDFSTGEWSGLFSKREPELWQWAMKVAPSEMLLAQGCTVPPQYGDLSAQVTAVPPGTHFDLNRARDRILEAQDIVSLETIDLEDKKELVRACGALLLYLEQTQKGNFNHLGEFKPLNLGKHLLLDEVTERNLEIFRRLDGRTGLGTLWKVLDRTMTPMGGRLLETRLRQPWRDLGPIDKTMDMVEFFFGRDSLRADVRHELDSVYDMERLSTRVFLGRATPKDFIALRQSLSALPRLRAVLEAEELDEASELKRVLGKWDDMDDLSVLLHNALVDSPPPVITDGGLFKQGYDAELDEYIELTEHGEARLKELQQKEIEESGIPKIKMGFNKVFGYYLEISKAYQGDVPEHFIRRQTLVNCERYITPELKELEDKMLTASEKRKSLEYNLFQKLRETLAQSRGRFLFMAGVIAGLDYWQSLAESARVNDWTKPELHDGMELEIEAGRHPVVEDSMGAANYIPNDLKIGQDRRILLITGPNMAGKSTVLRQVAIMTIMAQIGSFVPARSAKLGLVDRVFSRVGASDNLAQGQSTFMVEMMETARILRQATMRSLVILDEIGRGTSTFDGLALAWSVVEELSKRARGGIRTLFATHYHELTSLEGKIEGLRNLNIAVKEWKGDIVFLRKLVPGAADRSYGIEVAKLAGVPKPVVGRAREILAQLEEKSQDTKSITVDRVCQTLLPGMVPAPQQPEMEAQTHPIIGELEGLDIDGMTPIEALTLLHRWKGAVKG; this is translated from the coding sequence ATGTTGGAGCAGTACCTGCGTTTCAAGGAAGAGAACCCCGACGCCCTGCTTTTTTTCCGCATGGGCGACTTTTACGAGCTTTTTTTCGAGGATGCCGAAACCGTGGCCAGGGCCGTGCAGATCGCCCTGACAAGCCGCAATTCCAAGGACGACAATCCCATCCCCATGTGCGGGGTTCCGCATCATTCCATTGAGCCCTATCTGGCCAAGCTGCTCGAGCAGGGATTCAAGATCGCCATCTGCGATCAGATCGAGGATCCCAAGCAGGCCAAGGGATTGGTGCAGCGCGCCGTAACCCGCGTGCTCACCCCGGGCACCGTGGTGGAGGACTCCAACCTCAAGGCCAAGACCCATAACTACCTGGCGGCCATGTATTGGGATTCCAACAGGAATTCCGGTGGATTGGCCTGGGTCGATTTTTCCACGGGCGAATGGTCGGGGCTGTTCTCCAAGCGGGAGCCCGAGCTGTGGCAATGGGCCATGAAGGTCGCCCCGAGCGAGATGCTCTTGGCCCAGGGATGCACGGTTCCTCCCCAGTACGGCGATCTTTCCGCACAGGTGACTGCGGTTCCTCCGGGAACGCATTTTGATTTGAACCGTGCTCGCGACCGCATTCTGGAAGCCCAGGACATCGTTTCCCTGGAAACCATCGATCTGGAGGACAAGAAGGAACTGGTGCGCGCCTGCGGCGCCCTGCTGCTCTACCTGGAGCAGACCCAAAAAGGAAACTTCAATCATCTTGGCGAATTCAAGCCGCTCAACCTGGGCAAGCACCTGCTGCTGGACGAGGTCACCGAGCGCAACCTTGAAATCTTCCGTCGCCTGGACGGCCGTACCGGCCTGGGAACCCTGTGGAAGGTGCTGGACCGAACCATGACCCCCATGGGCGGCCGTCTGCTGGAGACCCGGCTGCGCCAGCCCTGGCGCGATCTCGGTCCCATCGACAAGACCATGGATATGGTTGAGTTCTTTTTCGGACGCGACTCCCTGCGAGCGGATGTCCGGCACGAACTGGACAGCGTCTATGACATGGAGCGGCTGTCCACCCGCGTGTTTCTCGGCAGGGCCACGCCCAAGGATTTCATAGCCCTGCGCCAGAGCCTTTCCGCCCTGCCCCGCCTTCGCGCTGTGCTGGAGGCGGAGGAACTGGACGAAGCCTCGGAGCTCAAGCGCGTGCTCGGGAAATGGGACGACATGGACGACCTTTCCGTGCTGCTGCACAACGCCCTGGTGGACAGCCCCCCTCCGGTGATCACGGATGGCGGCCTGTTCAAGCAGGGCTATGACGCCGAGCTGGACGAGTACATAGAACTCACCGAACACGGCGAGGCCCGGCTCAAGGAGTTGCAGCAAAAGGAGATCGAGGAAAGCGGCATTCCCAAGATCAAGATGGGCTTCAACAAGGTCTTCGGGTATTATCTTGAAATTTCAAAGGCCTATCAGGGCGATGTGCCCGAGCATTTTATCCGCAGGCAGACCCTGGTCAATTGCGAACGCTACATCACGCCCGAACTCAAAGAGCTCGAGGACAAGATGCTCACCGCATCGGAAAAGCGGAAAAGCCTGGAATACAACTTGTTCCAGAAGCTTCGCGAGACACTGGCGCAATCCCGTGGCCGTTTTCTGTTCATGGCCGGCGTCATCGCCGGGCTGGACTACTGGCAGTCCCTGGCCGAATCCGCCCGCGTCAACGACTGGACCAAGCCCGAACTGCACGACGGCATGGAACTGGAGATCGAGGCCGGACGTCATCCCGTGGTCGAGGATTCCATGGGCGCGGCCAACTACATCCCCAACGACCTCAAGATCGGCCAGGATCGCCGCATCCTGCTCATTACCGGGCCGAACATGGCCGGTAAGTCCACGGTGCTCCGCCAGGTGGCCATTATGACCATCATGGCTCAGATCGGCTCCTTTGTGCCGGCCCGCAGCGCCAAGCTCGGCCTGGTGGACCGCGTCTTCTCACGCGTGGGCGCTTCGGACAACCTGGCTCAGGGACAGTCCACGTTCATGGTCGAGATGATGGAGACCGCGCGTATCCTGCGTCAGGCAACCATGCGCAGCCTGGTCATTCTCGACGAGATCGGCCGCGGCACCAGCACCTTTGACGGCCTTGCCCTGGCCTGGTCCGTGGTGGAAGAGCTTTCCAAGCGCGCCCGGGGCGGTATCCGCACCCTGTTCGCCACCCATTATCACGAGTTGACCTCGCTGGAAGGCAAGATCGAGGGCCTGCGCAACCTGAACATCGCGGTCAAGGAATGGAAAGGCGACATTGTTTTCCTGCGCAAACTGGTGCCCGGCGCGGCGGACCGCAGCTACGGCATCGAAGTGGCCAAACTGGCGGGCGTGCCCAAGCCCGTGGTCGGCCGGGCGCGGGAAATCCTTGCGCAACTCGAGGAAAAATCGCAGGATACCAAATCCATAACCGTCGACCGGGTCTGCCAGACCTTGCTGCCCGGCATGGTTCCAGCCCCGCAACAGCCCGAAATGGAAGCGCAAACGCATCCCATCATCGGGGAACTGGAAGGATTGGACATCGACGGGATGACGCCCATCGAAGCGCTGACCCTGCTGCATCGCTGGAAGGGAGCCGTCAAGGGTTGA
- a CDS encoding tetratricopeptide repeat protein → MVWNLFRRKRLKSPETDVRAANALGAESLPMQDTRAAIDELSQVVKNNPEAVEIYLALGSLYRSQGEIERAIQIRNSLIVRPGLDPKFKARAWFELGRDFRRGGFLDRAEDAFSKARELVGDNREIHLEMARLAAERSSFQDAADAYARLDQPLPRAHYLVRHAQECFRNGDEAHGTKALKQAVRAYPGSVEAWLETVVQAYRHGSASKVGSRLKQALEQVDPGIRFVLLEGLYQDVCKAEAMREREGSEGHDWASACSTKDVVEAVIPQLESLEPDVLLYYYGAELLLKNRDVDEAMRWFEKTLVLDPDFWLARLELFELSQAEQTLTKFFKQQLKFFMARAREVRRFYCGNCGLKRDTLFFICPRCRSWHSIKFRKDFSQ, encoded by the coding sequence TTGGTCTGGAATCTTTTTCGACGCAAGCGACTGAAGTCCCCTGAAACGGATGTTCGCGCCGCCAACGCCCTGGGCGCGGAAAGCCTGCCCATGCAGGATACCCGTGCGGCCATCGACGAACTCAGCCAGGTGGTCAAGAACAACCCCGAAGCGGTTGAAATCTATCTTGCGCTCGGAAGTCTGTATCGTTCCCAGGGGGAAATAGAACGGGCCATCCAGATCAGAAACAGTCTTATCGTCAGGCCCGGCCTTGATCCCAAGTTCAAGGCCCGCGCCTGGTTCGAGCTCGGAAGGGACTTCCGGCGCGGCGGTTTCCTGGATCGCGCGGAAGACGCCTTTTCCAAGGCTCGCGAGCTGGTGGGCGACAACCGGGAAATCCACCTGGAGATGGCTCGACTGGCCGCCGAGCGCAGTTCCTTCCAGGATGCGGCGGATGCCTATGCCCGGCTGGATCAGCCTTTGCCCCGGGCGCACTATCTGGTGCGCCATGCCCAGGAATGCTTTCGCAACGGGGATGAGGCCCATGGGACCAAGGCCCTGAAGCAGGCCGTGCGGGCCTATCCCGGTTCCGTTGAAGCCTGGTTGGAGACCGTGGTTCAGGCCTACCGCCACGGCTCGGCCTCCAAGGTCGGCTCCCGGCTCAAACAGGCCCTTGAGCAGGTGGATCCCGGGATCCGTTTTGTGCTTCTTGAGGGGCTGTATCAGGATGTCTGCAAGGCGGAAGCCATGCGCGAGCGGGAAGGTTCGGAGGGACATGACTGGGCCAGCGCCTGCTCCACCAAGGATGTGGTCGAGGCCGTCATTCCCCAGCTCGAGTCACTGGAGCCCGACGTGCTGCTCTACTATTACGGCGCAGAATTGCTGCTCAAGAACCGTGACGTGGACGAGGCCATGCGCTGGTTTGAAAAGACCCTGGTGCTCGACCCCGATTTCTGGCTTGCGCGTCTGGAGCTTTTCGAGCTCTCCCAGGCGGAACAGACCCTGACCAAGTTCTTCAAGCAGCAGCTCAAGTTTTTCATGGCCCGCGCCCGAGAGGTGCGCCGTTTTTATTGTGGCAATTGCGGACTCAAGCGCGACACGCTGTTCTTCATCTGCCCTCGTTGCCGTAGCTGGCATTCCATCAAATTCCGGAAAGATTTCTCCCAGTAA
- a CDS encoding LapA family protein, producing MRYLKVIFLALFFVLSILFFSQNNEILSQALVLKLTIPYVADLRSIPLPLYLLVLGGFLFGAVLTLIYLAMDKVRAAKQLRECRTRMVGLEQELNSLRNMPITEEPYAAAVEVSGDEGEKA from the coding sequence ATGCGTTATTTGAAAGTTATTTTTCTGGCCCTGTTCTTTGTGCTTTCCATCCTGTTCTTCAGCCAGAATAACGAAATTCTCTCCCAGGCCCTGGTGCTCAAGCTGACCATCCCCTATGTTGCGGATCTCCGTTCCATTCCGCTTCCCCTGTATCTGCTGGTGCTGGGCGGCTTCCTGTTCGGCGCCGTTCTGACCCTGATCTACCTGGCCATGGACAAAGTCCGCGCCGCCAAGCAGCTTCGCGAATGCCGCACCCGCATGGTCGGCTTGGAGCAGGAACTCAATTCCCTTCGTAACATGCCCATCACCGAAGAGCCGTACGCCGCAGCGGTGGAAGTCTCCGGTGACGAGGGTGAAAAAGCCTAA
- a CDS encoding HIT family protein: protein MDVLWAPWRLDYILGPKPDECVFCIPEDTVEDEERLVLARGKHCFVIMNKFPYNNGHLMVSPYRHVSCLTDLATEEANDCMLWMQRCVEIIQRYFRPQGINTGLNIGEAAGAGIAAHLHFQIVPRWNGDASFMAVFGETSVIPQHLLSTYRSLKPLFDEINK from the coding sequence ATGGATGTTTTGTGGGCGCCGTGGCGTCTTGATTACATATTGGGGCCCAAGCCGGACGAATGCGTCTTCTGCATTCCCGAGGATACGGTCGAGGATGAGGAAAGGCTGGTGCTTGCCAGGGGGAAACATTGTTTTGTCATCATGAACAAGTTTCCGTACAATAATGGGCATCTGATGGTGTCGCCCTACCGGCACGTGAGCTGCCTGACGGACCTGGCCACCGAGGAGGCCAACGACTGCATGCTCTGGATGCAGCGCTGCGTGGAGATCATCCAGCGGTATTTCAGGCCCCAGGGCATCAACACCGGGTTGAACATCGGCGAAGCTGCGGGCGCGGGCATTGCCGCCCACCTGCATTTTCAGATAGTTCCCCGCTGGAACGGCGATGCGTCGTTCATGGCGGTTTTTGGAGAAACAAGCGTTATTCCGCAACATCTGCTTTCAACGTACAGGAGCCTGAAGCCCTTGTTCGATGAAATAAACAAATAA